TAGAGTTGGTTGTAAATACTAGATTTGATATCCTCTCTTATGTTCCTCTCTTGTGCTGCCTGTTGCGATTGGCTGGTTATATAAATGGAAACTCCAGTAGAATAGATGTATGTTATATAAATGAAAGCCTCTGTGATCTGTCTCCTACATGGCTCTGTAGTGTGTAATCAGTCATTGAAtcactttttcttaaaaaaacagcctctTCCGTTCAAAAAAACGTATTCTTAAGTTCTCATTAGTGAAGCTTTTTTTGACCCATGACTGAAGTGTATGAAACAAGTTTTAAAGAACAaggaaatattttgtttttgtgtcaaacGCGTCaaaataatatgaataaaaagAGGCATCATTTCTCTGAGGAAGTGagatgtcatttttatttacgGGCATTCTGTTTTCAAACAATCAAGACCATCATGCCATGATGGAGTATTTAGATTTTAGTGTACTGCAGACTTTATGTCTTAATGGTTTAGTTGCACAacctcttattttgaaaaagtatTCATGTCTAGATTTAGTCACTTTCAAAACCTGGTGCTCTCATGTCCAaaaccattttaaataaagcagtTTTCTGATTTTCTTACTCAATGTTTGATAAGTATTCAGCTAATTTAATCTACagaatttcatattttttaaggATTAATTCAAAGAAcatataaagagaaaaacaaaataaaacctcttGTCGTCCGCTGCATTTTCTAATGCAGGTTTGATAGTAAACACATGCCTAAAGATGGGAATCATTTCATGACCCCGGAGGTTTCTGTAGAATCTATTCATGAATATGTTGCATGTTTAGCCTGACACTTACTCTCGGTGATATCCATTACTACTTTGGATTACTTTCTTCCCCAGTAATGCTCATGAAAACCACTTTAAAGGGTTTAAAGCTCATAGTGCTATCTTCCCTCATTCACTGCATACGTCTTCATTTTCAGACTGATCGCTTAAAAACTGTAAAGACACTCTTCTTGGTTATTGTGTTTAATTTTCagggattttattttaataaaaaaaaaaaaaacatgcttgtcTTCATTTCTCAAGTTTTTCATGGCTCAACCTCAGCTTCCGGAGATGTCAAAAGAAGTTCCCTTTTCAAAGTGAAGTGATTTTACTTGAACTGGCCGTAAGAAAGCGGTCGACTACACCCTCAAGCTTTTGTAAAAGGATTTATTAAAAGATCTCTCAGCATTTACAAGTCATACATTTCATCACAGACGTAAAAGAACTGAGACTTGATTCAACAATAAACAATGCACGTAACATCTTAACAGCTAGATCttcagcatcaaaaaaaaaaagtgcaagatGATGAGAATGTTTCAAACAAGTAGGGAAGTGCAACAGTTCACCAGAGACACTGGGTGTCATGACACATACAAAACACATCATTTCATTCTTTATCTTCATTTTACGAGCTTATAAATATCTAATCAGATGTCtaaaacaacactttaaattaGGAGCTGATTTGACGTTTACAGTAGTCATTTAAGAGTTCATTTTAAGTCATGTAACAGTAATATAGCTAAGGAGTTCATATCTGCTGATGTAGTGATAAAATTGTCAGTTTTGTGCTGATATGATAATGACAACATGAAGTCAACAGGCTGGAATGCAAAGCAGGAAGATGAGGTGACAGATGATAAATACTGGCTTATGATTAAATACCCAATTCAATGTTAAGACTATGACACATTAAACAAGCTAGCAGTTTTGTTCATTTGTATTCAATCAAATGAAAAGTAAGCTGTAACATGGTGTGGTCCTGTATGTAGTAGAATTAGACCCTGTTGGAGGTGGATGAGAGAGAAACCTTCAGATCGTAGGAAGAAAAGGAGTGACTGCCTGCGCTGGCTCTTCAGCTGTTGGTACACCGAAGACGGTGTGAATGAGATCCAAGAGGCTGTTGTGTGAGATCTGGAGGCTAACGTTGGCGCTGTGGAGAGACGAAGCGCCCTCCATCTGGGCCATCTCGTGAAAGTATCGACATATCAGAGGGACCACCTATAGGCGCACATAGAGACattcaaaacaattaaaacctCAATACTTAAGGAAGTTATAATGAATACTGCGTGCATGTTCAAAAGGAAgctcagaaagaaaagaaaaacgaagCAGAAAGGAGTGTAACCTTTACTACGATGAGTTTCTTCTCTAGAGGTTTTCCATCCGGGAACTTCTCTCCAAAGCACATGTTGATGGTGTATTCAGGAGAGCTGCCGTTGTTCTCTTTAAACTGCTTCAATTCTGAAACAGATCAAGGTGGGCTCACTTATTTCACAATGCCGACTTCATGCTAGCTTTAAGTCAAATGCAACAGTAGTAATACAAGATGTATTTTCTATTGCTGTTCATACCATTCACATATTTCTCAAAGCTGAGGAGCTCCACCATGGTGTTCTGGGAGATCTTCCTGGGGTCTGGGTGAGCCACACTGGGGTCACTGGTGCTGGCAAACACATGACACCTATCCTGTCTGTAGGCATAGATACCAGTGTCCTGCACCTCCAGGAGGAGACCTTTCTGGATGTTGTTCAGGATGCGGTTGGTGTATTCAATCTAGTGTAAAGAGAAAAGTCATTAACAAAAtgttcatgtaaaaaaagaaaagctttgtcATTTTAGCATGTTGAGTTTTATATACACACAAGGAGGCTTTACCCACTGATTCTGATTCTCAGCATTTTCTAGcagtttgttgtttatgttgtaatcaattgttttttggtGCAAccactttttatttcctctctacTTCAGTCGGAGACCTTCTTCTGATAGACTTATTACAGAGGGATCACAGGCAGAGATGGAAGGAGCCACAGAAAGCCCTGAAGTGTTAAGGTACCGTGTAGACTTCCTGTGATGGATTTCTTATTGAAAACCGGTTCACATTGTCGAGTCTCAGCAGCACTTGCAGAAACATAAATTCCGTTCTCTGTATCCGAGCTGATCAAAGCTCTTTGTGGAAGAGAAAATCCCAAATTTCTTTCAGCTCTCCTTTAAAGCCGAAGAGTGTGATGTATTTAAATATCATGTGCATATCTGTAACGTGATTGTTCTCAGCATGTGAGTGTTGCAAAGCAGTTTCATGCCAATGGTTTTACATTATTCCACTGATCCAAGAAAAGCGATAATGTGCTGACAAAGGCCAGGGAGAGACCGACTGCCAGAAAATGTCgatttaaattacattaaaagaaAGGCCGTTAATGTACTTTAAatgaaattacatttaattgtTTGATTATATCGAAAGGCGCTTTCGAGGGTGCCGGTGGGACAGTGGTTTGTgagtgcgccccatgtacggaggttgTAGTCCTCCTAGCGGGGGGACCCTGGTTTGAATCGACCCgtgactcctttcccgcacatcattccccactctctctctccctgatatcagactctgtccactgtcctatctctccaataaaggcacaaatagcccaaaaataaaaagtaaaaaaaggtgttttctgACCCCAGGAACTTTTTCAAAGTTCTATGAACTGTTGAAACCCTCCCCCTTTTATTGATTCTGCATCGCAGGAACTATATTTAAGTTCCTAGAACCCAGTTTAAAGTAACCTTTTTAgttcctgcttcagagtaggttcTCTCTCTGCACAATGCCAACAAAAAAAGTCCCCTTGGCGTGTGGTTCTCAGGGAACGACCTAGAAGATAGCTCtaggtagtttttttttcatgaagtcagtttcacattttatcACTGATGTTCTTATTCACCTGCTTTTGGTCCAGCAGACCCTCGGTGGAGGGAAAGCAGAGATGATAGGCGTTGAACTCAGGGGCTTCATGATGGTAGTGGAGCTGGAGACGAGCAGTGTTCAATGTAACCTTTAGCATCTCTTTCTTCCTGTAGTGGATGGAGATCTCAAGGTCGTAAATAGTCGGCTGAACAGGAGGACTGAGAGTCGATGGAATGTTTACTgtaagaggaaataaaaagggcGAAAAAAGACAGTTTCTTTATAGAAAATCAGAGCAGCATTACATCTCATTAAAAATAAGTTTAATCTCATTTGGCTGAACGTACCCTCGTAGTAAGATGGCTGATCTGGTATATGCTGTTGGATGTTCTCAGCCACTACAGGATAGCTTTCAACCACAGGTAGATTCGGCTGGCCATAGTTCTCTGCCCAGGGTTGCTCCTCTgttaaagacaataaaaatgagATTAAACAACAACTAACCTCGATTATTGCCCATGTCAAATCACAAACAGGTGGAGAGGACATAATAAACTGATATCATACGCAGTATTTCATTTTCTCAGGAGACTCTGTACCTTGCGGATGGTTGCCAAGATCCAAGGCCACCAAACTGTTCAGTAGATTAAGCTGATTAGGCAAGAACACAGAAATAGAAGTTAGGGATTTAATACGTAAGAGGAAACATTACAGAGAAAACCTTTTGTGATCTGCAATTGGGCACCTCGTTTCCTGATGGAAAGCACTGTATGGGAGAGCTTTGGATATCCACAGACATGTCCAAATCCTCCTGGGAGTCTTGTGCCAGCAAGCTTGCATAGTTGTctgccaaaaacaaaacagacccACATTAAATTACTTTCAAACGTAAAATTGTTCCAAAGTCAAAAGCTTGGATAAGATAACCACTGTCTTACACTCAGTGTTGATAATCTCGTAGATTTTATGAGGGTCGTCAGAATTCTTGGAGTTATCTTTGACCATCTTGAAGCGCACAGAGAGGTTGTTCAGAGCGCACCGGAAGTTGGTTTTCCACCTGGCCTTGTCGGTGGGGAACTCGTTGATTTTCCCACTGGCGACTGCCCAAGCCTGCCAAAGAACACAGAGACGGATTCAAATGGGATGACTCCCTGCGTTAGCTTGCATTTAACTTTCCATTCATGAGAGACTCTCAGAGTTAAACTTCTCTTTGTTTCAGATGGAAATATTGCACATTTAACTTCACTGCATTTATCTAGCAGCAGAAGTTACGATACAGGGGGGAAGTAGGCCAACTTAATGAAATGTCATGACAGGCTCCACATTCTTTTTCGACAACAACCTCACACTTACTGCATCCACCATTTAAAAGGAAACACTGCAatcaacatgcaaacaaaagGCAGACTACAAATCTGCGGTACCCTGTGGTATTGCTACTTTGCCTCTACTTTGACTGGATCAAAGTGGAAGTGCCACCACTGATGTTGGTATGCTGTAATACCCGCTGGCAGCACAACACCACTCAGTGATTAAAGGGAGGACTTCCTAATAAACTGGTGTTATTAATTACACAGGCGGCCTATGATTGTTTGAGGAATAGTAGTATATCTTAATTCTTTGCAAAACCTAAGTTACTACTACTGTGTcaggaacattaaaaaaagccatcaacacTTTGTCTAATCTCACAGTATCAGATAAAAGAAGTTTGATAAAGGATGTTGTACCTACCCGGAATATTTTACTGTCCTCATCGTTGCAGTCCTTCCTAGAGTTGTGCTTCCAGGGGACTCTGAACTTGTTTTCACCCACATAGCGCAGGCCTGCATACTGGTCTGTCCCCACCTGCTGGATGAGCCAGCTGGCAAACTGAGGCTTGGGAGGGCTGAGAGGAAACATGACAGTGTTGTTCTTTCATGAAACATCTCATAATGGGAGAGAGGAAGTAGAGACAAGCACTTGAAccgcacaaacacagacacagccaagtgttttcttcttcttcttctattacTGTAcactgacaataaaaaaaaaaggagaaaatctGGTCTCCAAGCAGCTTTTTAATCAATGCAACCCTCAACACAGTCAGGCAGAATAGTTTGCAGCAACATGCACACTTTACAAGACAAATTCAGAACTTAATATGAAATCATTTGACTACATTTATAAACAAAGTTTCACAAGGAACTAAATCGTTCACACTTTGAGTACTCCACTCATGACAAAACAAATACTCATCATGTTGTGCTAACAGAGGATAAGAGAATAAGATGAGGATGTGTACTTCCTTACCTTTGCATGTCTCTGCAGAGGTGTTGCTCTCTATTGAGCTGTTGATCTGAATGCTCAGAGCTCTCCGGCTGCAATTTTACCTCCCAAACAGCCGTGACACCATGTGAGGTCATagtctcctcccccctccccatcccccGCCGTGGGAGGGTGCAGCTCCTTGTGGCATTTCCGACGTACGAGGGGGGTGAGCTTGATTCGTGAACGATCAAAACGTTATCGCCTCACACAGAGCATGAAATACAAGACGGGCCCGTTCACGGTAAAGATATCGAAGACACCCTCCTCTGCAGACCGGAAGCAAGAGGAGGTCTGTCAGGCAAAGTGGAATTTTTCTCTTATCTGATAAACTGGAGAAAGTGAAAGAAGGCCTAGCGATACTgttgcaccttttttttccgGTTGCATCATCGCATCTTCTGCGTTTCATCATCCACTCCCAAAACCACGTCAttgatgttgtgtttactgGGAGTCGGAGACATTGTGCGATAATGTTACGTTTCCCGTACACTTCATAGGACCTGACTAAACTAGGCCTatgtattgtgttgttttctagAGTAATGTAAAGCCTAGTGTAGactgtatgtttgtattttcatcAACAAGTTGAACCTCTACATAGAGCTACGTAATCCTGGCTAAATATTTAATGATTCTATATTTAACATGAGAAGGCTCAAGTGACATGTCTTTGCATGCAGTAGCCTACAAAACGATGCATCAGACTTTGAAACACTGGTGCATCCAAAAACATTGCGGGgcctgcatttttttcttcacaaacaACAGGCACCAAATACTTACAGACTAAGATTTATATTCAAGTGCACATTAAACTCCTTTGCATCACTTGCCAAGTCAGCAAGTGATACAAAGCATACTCAGTGTCCCTTTGTGATCATAAACCTGAAACTATATttgggggcagctgtggctcacaGGTAGAGAGGGTCATCCTCTATTTTGAACACCATCTTTCACCCCTCCGACTGTCTACATGTCCAAGTATCCTCACAAAAGACGCTCAGTCCCACATTGCCCCCAGCGACATAGCCTACACTGTATTAGAATGTTACAAGGCTTAGCTGCCTTGAATGGCACATAGTGTGTGAAAAGATGAATCCTGACACACTGTGTAAAGCGTCTTGAGTGGTTGGAAGTGCAGTCCATTTTAACAAACTTTGTTATAGCACATCACAGATCATTTTATTATAAtacaagacattttaaaatgaacatgtatcaagttgttgtttttttctatacaGATGATACTAGTGGGTTAGCTTTGGGGCATTTAGCTGATACAAAAGGAGCTCcacctgttctgtgtgtgtttttacaaagGTATTGCTCACTAAAATAGTGTCCCATGAAACCACCCGGTTCCTGTGAATTCAGCCACATTAACACATACCGTAAGTGGTACTTTAGATTGCAACAATTGTGCAGTGTATCCGGAGGGACTTTCAGAGTTAGGATCCAGGTGTCTGGTATTGTCATGTGTCTGAATGAGACAGGCTTTTTATAATCAGTGAGTGAAAGTGTTGTGTGGGGATACCCTCGTCTCTATGACATGCATGAAAGTTCAGCTTCTAGACAAGATAAGGTTTTCTCCTTTAGAagcttcacattttattttagccaTCAATGCATTCTAACTTCTCTGCAAAGGATAACACAACTGTGAaatatgatttttgtttttctccccttCCCCACTCTTATCCAACCTGTTACCCACTATGACAGTACAAAAGGTCAGGTACAATGTGCAGCGTCTGTGTGCATGCTGAAGTTCACTAATAATGCTTCTCTTCACTGGCGTCAAGGGGGagcatttctgtctttttccacCACCGACATGCGGTAATGAAGAACTGAGAATCATAACACCAATGCAATAGCCTGCCACTATTTTAAGCAAATATCTCAACCCAGTTTACATGTCTGAGGAAAAGGGAAGCGATACATGCTCTATTGGATCACTTCCCTTTTCCTGCTCATTGGAAGTACTCTGTCCTTGTGAACGTTGCCCTGCATACAACACGGGCTCATCACTGAGGAAGGATGTAGTGTGGTGATTGGAGAACCACACTGGAGGTTCATATCCTATTTCCCAAATGTATTCAAGGCAATATCGTAAGTGCCAGTTTGTCTGTAAAACCAAAAGGCTGTTTGGAATAGTGCGATCCTGAAGTGGCCTGCATAAGATATCCAAGTGAGGAAAAAGTCCCATCAGCTTGCCTGCGAGGTTCTAAGGTTCAACTTAGAGGTTTTAAAAAGGGGATTTTACCGGGGAATCTTGAAAGTTTCTGGATTCCccatcctttttctttctttctttttaaatcttcctattctctctgtctttctttctctgtgactCTCACTTGCAGAACGATACACATGTTTTGTTGACTTAAGCCTttgattagaaaaaaacaacaactcataAAATCGGGCGTGTTGAGTTTCAGTGAGTAAGCCTGCCACCTGCTCTCACAAACAGCCACACCCCTACCTTTGAATTAGACTTTGGCAGGCAGCAGCTTctgttactttgtgtgtgtgtgtgtattttctttttacttgtgagtgtttgttttctatgtGGAGGCGTAACTAATCTATATTAAGATGTTTTGTCATGACAGTTTGATCGGATAGCCTAGGATATGTTATTGTATTATGTAGCTACATTATATTCACTGTATAGAGTGGCTGCTATTTGATTTAACAACACTACATGGTACACTCTGCTAAATCTATTTCAGATGTATTTTACCATCTTATTACTTGACATCTCTCCATGGGTTTCAAAGACTGTCCAGTGTCcattatttattgaaaacactTCATTGAGATCTTTTGGATTGGGGAAGGCGTTGTTGTCCTGCTTAAGTCCCCATAACCTTTTACTAAAACCCATTTGTCCTGTTCTGGATTTCCTCCAAAATGCTTTGACTTCACTGAACAGTATCTTACATGCAAACCCAACTGTACTGCAGGCTCCAACAACTGAAAAT
This genomic interval from Labrus mixtus chromosome 4, fLabMix1.1, whole genome shotgun sequence contains the following:
- the irf7 gene encoding interferon regulatory factor 7; amino-acid sequence: MGRGEETMTSHGVTAVWEVKLQPESSEHSDQQLNREQHLCRDMQSPPKPQFASWLIQQVGTDQYAGLRYVGENKFRVPWKHNSRKDCNDEDSKIFRAWAVASGKINEFPTDKARWKTNFRCALNNLSVRFKMVKDNSKNSDDPHKIYEIINTEYNYASLLAQDSQEDLDMSVDIQSSPIQCFPSGNELNLLNSLVALDLGNHPQEEQPWAENYGQPNLPVVESYPVVAENIQQHIPDQPSYYEVNIPSTLSPPVQPTIYDLEISIHYRKKEMLKVTLNTARLQLHYHHEAPEFNAYHLCFPSTEGLLDQKQIEYTNRILNNIQKGLLLEVQDTGIYAYRQDRCHVFASTSDPSVAHPDPRKISQNTMVELLSFEKYVNELKQFKENNGSSPEYTINMCFGEKFPDGKPLEKKLIVVKVVPLICRYFHEMAQMEGASSLHSANVSLQISHNSLLDLIHTVFGVPTAEEPAQAVTPFLPTI